In Granulicella mallensis MP5ACTX8, the sequence TTGCGATCTGTTCGTGGGTGGCCAGAAGGTCGGGGGTGACTTTTTCCGTGGGCTTGAGGCCCAGATAGGTCAGGGCAAAGCCCTTGCGAATGCCGTAATCGCTGCTAGGCAGGACGTTCGGACGCCCGAGGCGGAAGATCAGCATCATCTCGACGGTCCACTTGCCGATGCCGCGCACCTGTGTCAGGTGCTCGATGATGTCGTCGTCGCTCATGCGACGGATGCGGGCTATCGTAGGCACGGTGCCGTCGAGCGTCTTGGCGGCCAGGTCGCGCAGAGCCAGTGCCTTGTTGTGTGAGAGCCCGGCGGCGCGAAGCTGTTCGTTCGGGCAGTCGAGCAGATCTTGTGGCTCAGGATGGTTGCCGATACCGCAGGCATCCGCGAACGATGCCAGCAGCCGCGCATGGATGGTGGCGGCGGCCTTGCCATGGAGTTGCTGGTAGATGATGGACTGTGTGAGCGCCTCGAAGGGCGACTGTTGCGCAGGCAGCCGCACCGTAAACGGCCCAGCCTTGGCGATCAGCTTCGCAAGTTTGGGATCGGCGGCTGAGAGCGCGTCGGTAGCTTCTGTGGGATCGTACGGCAGCTTTCGGGTAGAGCCGGAGCGTGGGCGAGGCATGAAGAGAGTTTGCCATAGAGCGCTGTAGTTTCACCTGTTTCGCGGAGCTGTCCTGTCTCTTGTTCATGCGGCTGTCTGACTTACTGGAGGGGCAATCGATATCTGTAGTTTCCGCAGGTAGAATTCGCACATGATCGCTCGAGTACAGGAAACTACAGAAGGATTCGTGATCGTTATTCCCCCTGCTGAGGCCAAGGCGTGGGGACTGAGGGAGAACTTTCCTCTGGAAGTACATCGTGTGGGTTCAACTTCCGAAGACGATGCTCCGGAACTCATCCAGGCGCGCCATCAGGAAGTGCTCAAGGTCGCCGAACAAGTCATAGAGGAGCACGCCGCAGCTTTTCGTGAGCTGGCTAAAGGCCCCGAAGGTCCTGGTCCGTACGGCGATGTGTAGCCAAAGAAATCCTCAGGCGAACTCGGACTAATGTGGACGGGATTTAGAAAAATGGTTCTTTCCTGTAAAACATTTTTATAGCGAATTTGCCGCATCACCAGCGGGGAATCATCGTTTGATGTAAATAGAAACCGCTCGTTTTCCCGGTCGATAATCGCTGGTCGTTTCGACTATCGAACATTAGGGCCCTAAAGCCAACGTTGGTGTAACAATTCGGCTGCTATACTCGATTTTTCACAGGGCTTGTTTTCAAACCTTTGGAAACACCTATCACGGTATCTTTGTGAGTAGGTTCACTTTCCGAAGGCGCAGCACTCTCAGGTAGTTGGTTATTCGGTTCAAAACTCCACAGGTTTTTTTGATGCAGAGGAAGCAGGAACGCACTCATGGCGCAAGTATTTGACCGCAGTTCGAACGCACTGGCTCGCGCGAGCCTGGTGCTGACGGGCTTGATCGTCATCGCGCTCGGTGTGGCGCTGAACTCATTGCAGCGGTCGCCGTGGGTGACCAAGCAAGGGCAGCGGCCGGACCAGCCCGTCCCTTTCAGCCACAAGCACCACGTCGAGGGCCTCGGGCTCCAGTGCCAGTACTGCCACGTATCCGTGGAGAAGAGCTCGTACGCGGGTATTCCGCCGACTAAGACTTGTATGAACTGTCACTCCCAGATCTGGACCGACGCTCAGTTGCTCGAGCCGGTGCGGCAGAGCTGGGCGACCGGTAAGTCGATCAACTGGATTCGCGTCCACGATCTGCCGGACTACGTGTACTTCAATCACGAGATCCACGTGAACAAGGGCATCGGCTGCGCAAGCTGTCACGGCCGTGTTGACGAGATGCCGTTGATGTACCAGGAAAACACGCTGCAGATGGAGTGGTGTTTGAACTGCCATCGCAACCCTGCAGTGAACCTGCGGCCCGCCAGCGAGGTCTACAACATGGCGTGGGCAGGCCCCTCGACCGACAAGCCCGTCTGGTGCACCACGACCGGCAAGGGTGGACCCACGGCACAGGGCGTATCCTGCGTGACCAAGGATCCAGGCAACCAGAACCCCGAGTTGGCGCAGTTGACCAAGCCCGAGGCTCCGGCAGCTTCGCAGTCGGGAACGAATCTCCAGCCGCATCCGTTGACGGGTGAGGGCCAGACGGTCTCCGATATGCCGCAGATTGCAATGCCTGCCAGCTATCAGAAGTTCACCAGCCAGATGGATCTCGGTCGCTACCTGACAGCGCAATACCACATCCGCTCAGCCAACGAGCTGTCGAGCTGCGAGGTGTGCCACCGATGAAAAATTCAGTTGGAACCACACGCATGGGAACCGAGCCTACGATGGCAGTAGAAACGCAACAGGCAGTCGTGAAGGCGCAGGTCGTCAATACGATTGCTCCTGCAAAGATGACGCTCGCCGAAGTCCGCACAAAGCTGGAAGGCAAGACCGGCAAGCGCTTCTGGAAGAATCTGGATGAACTCTCTGACTCGCCTCAGTTTCAGGAGTTGATGCAGGAGGAGTTTCCGCGCCAGGCAGGTGCGGGCGAGTGGGTTGACTCCGTCAGCCGCCGCGGCTTCCTCAAAGTCATGGGCGCAAGCTTTGCGCTGGCCGGCCTGGCCGGTTGCACCAAGCAGCCCGATGAGCCGATCTTTCCGTACGTAAAACAGCCCGAGGACTTGATCCTTGGCAAGCCGATGTACTTTGCAACGGCACACCCTTTCCCGACCGGTGCAGTTCCTGTGCTGATCAAGTCGGACGCATTCCGTCCCATCAAGGTGGAAGGCAATCCCGAACACCCGATGTCGAAGGGTAAGTCAGATGCCTACACCCAGGCGACGCTGCTTGACCTGTACGATCCCGATCGCTCGGTGCAGCCGAAGTTCCGCGGAGAGGCTGCCTCATGGGGCCAGTTCCAGCAGGATTTTGCCAAGGCTGTTGCGGGCACCAAGACCGGCCAGGGCGTTTACTTCCTGAGCGAGACCATCACCTCTCCGACGCTTGCCTCCCAGTGGAAGCAGGTTTCGGCGAAGTATCCGCAGGCCAAGCTGGTGCAGTATGACGCGGTGAACAATGACCGTGCTCGCGCCTCCTCGAAGGCTGCGTTCGGCGATTACCTCGACGTGCAGTACAAGCTCGAAGACGCGGACGTCATCCTCGCGCTCGATGCTGATTTCCTGGGTGGAATTGCCTTCCCGGGCTTCCTGCCTCTGTCGGCGGCGTATGCCGAGCGGCATCGCTTTGAAGCCGGCAAGACGATGAACCGGATGTACGTCGTCGAGACCATGCCGACGGTAACCGGATATAAAGCTGACCATCGCCTGGCTCTGAAGCCGAGCGAGATCGAAGCCTTCTCGGTAGCTCTCGCTGGTGGCAATGGTTCGGCGCTGACCAACCCTGATGCTCAGAAGTTCCTTACCGCAGTCCTTGCCGATCTGAAGAAGTCGGGCGGCAAGTGTGTGGTGATGGTTGGACCGCAGAGCCCAGCGGCTGCCCATGCGGCGGCGCACGCGTTGAACGCGAGCCTGGGCGCAGTGGGCAAGACGGTTCTCTATACCGAGTCCATCGCTCCGATTCCCAGCGAGCAGGGTGCGGATCTCAAGTCGCTCGTTGCGGACATGTACGACGGCAAGGTGCAGTGGCTGGTGATGCTCGGCGTCAACCCGCTGTACAACGCTCCTTCCGATCTTGAGTTCACGACAGCCTTCAATAAGGTGCCGAACACGGTGCATCTCGGGTCGCACGTCGATGAGACGGGTTTCTACTCAACCTGGCACGTCAATAAGACTCATTACCTGGAGAGCTGGTCGGATGCGCGTGCCTACGATGGCACCATCTCGATCGTTCAGCCAATGATCGATCCGCTTTACGGCGGCAAGAGCGCGCACGATGTTCTGCAGGCGCTTCTCGATCCTTCCATCAGTGCTTATGACGCAGTCGTAGCAAATGCCCGGACTTACATTACCGGCGACTTTGCGACAGGCTGGAAGAAGGCTCTACATGATGGCTGGGTAGAGGGAACAGCATTCTCGCCGAAGCTGGCTGGCCAGCCCAAGGCGGTCACTCCAGTTGCCTTGAATACGCCCGCTGCGGGAGCCATTGAAATCAGCTTCCGTCACGATCCTTCGGTCTACGACGGTCGCTACGGTAACAACGGCTGGTTGCAGGAGCTGCCGAAACAGATCACGAATCTCTCGTGGGACAATGCCGCGCTGATGAGCATGGACCTGATGTCCAAGCTCAAGATTGAAGAAAACGAAGCGATCGAGCTCAATCTGAACGGTCGCAAGGTGATTGCACCGGTGCTGATGGCTCCGGGCCATCCGGACGACGCTGTAACCGTGCATCTCGGCTTTGGCCGCCGTGCGGAATCGGGCCGTGTGGGTGCGGGCGTCGGGTTCGATGCCTACTCGCTGCGGACCTCCGATGCTCCTCTCTCCGCTTCGGGTCTGAAGGTTGCCGGCGGCAAGGGCATCTATGACATCTGCGTGACCAAGGTTCACAACATCGAGCATCGCGGCGCCTACGCGCAGCGTGATCTTGAGCATCCGTTGTCGGACAAGGAAGGCACGTACTCGTTGGCTGGGCATGAGGCGATGGAGCGTTCGATCATTCGCTACGCCACAGTCGCCGAGGCTACCGCCAATCCGAAGTATGCAGAAGAAGGCGCAAGCGGCACCTGGGTCAACAAGGTGGGTTACAACCCGCAGGGCGAAAAGCCTGGTGCGGATGAGACCTTCTTCCCTGACGCCTGGCACTACAACCACACCGCTGTCGTGGGTGCTGGCCAGAAGGTCCTTCAGAACTCTTGGGGTATGTCGGTCGATCTGAACTCCTGCATTGGTTGCAATGCCTGCATCGTAAGCTGCTACGCGGAGAACAATATCCCTGTCGTCGGCCGTGAGCAGGTGAAGATTGGCCGCAACATGCAGTGGATGCGTATCGACACCTACTTCGAGGGCGATCTGCATGCTCCGAAGGCGCACTTCCAGCCGATGATGTGCCAGCACTGCGAGAACGCCGGTTGCGAGCAGGTCTGCCCGGTTGGCGCAACCGTTCACACTCCGGAAGGCCTCAATACGATGGTCTACAACCGTTGCGTGGGCACTCGTTACTGCTCCAACAACTGCATGTACAAAGTTCGCCGCTTCAACTTCCTTCTGTACGCGGACTTCGATACTGAGAGCCTCAAGTTCATGCGCAACCCGGATGTCTCGGTTCGTTCGCGTGGCGTCATGGAGAAGTGCAGCTATTGCATCCAGCGTATCGAAGCCGTCAAGATCGAAGCGGATAAGAACAATCGTGCGATCGCCGATGGCGAGATCGTAACGGCCTGCCAGCAGGCTTGCCCGACCGATGCGATTATCTTTGGCAACATCAACGATCCGAACAGCCGTGTCGCGAAGAAAAAGAAGGAAGAGCGCGACTATCAGGTGCTGGCGGATCTGAACTACCGCCCCCGCACGACATACACGGCAGGCGTTATCAACCCGAACCCGGAGCTTGCATAAGATGGCAACCCAAGGTCCTATCCATGATCCGAATGCGGCGCTCGATCCTATGATCGACCCGCAGACGGGTGAGTACGCGGTCATCGCGCCGGGCCACAACTTCAAGAGTGTGACGCAGAAGATCGCGGGTATCGTGCTTACCGCCGACACACCCTGGGCGTGGACGGGCGGTCTGTTCCTGGCCGCAACCGTAGCGTTGGGCGTAGTCATCGGTGTTACCTGGCTCGTCCTCAAGGGCGTCGGCATCTGGGGTGTCACTATCCCTGGCGCGTGGGGCTTTGCCATCATCAACTTCGTTTGGTGGATCGGTATCGGCCACGCCGGAACGCTGATCTCGGCCATTCTGCTGCTCTTCAAGCAGACTTGGCGCAACTCGATCAATCGATTTGCCGAAGCGATGACCATCTTTGCCGTCTGCTGCGCGGGCCTCTTCCCGCTGCTGCACGTCGGTCGTCCGTGGCTTGGTTACTGGCTGTTGCCGTACCCGAACACGATGAACCTCTGGCCGCAGTTCCGCTCGCCGCTGGCCTGGGACGTCTTCGCCGTCTCGACTTACGCGACGATCTCGGTGGTCTTCTGGTACATCGGTATGATCCCGGATTTCGGTACGCTGCGCGATCGCGCGAAGCTGCCGCTGGCCAAGGCCTTCTACGGCATGCTCTCGCTGGGCTGGCGTGGATCGACTCGCCACTGGATTCGCTACGAGTCGGCTTCGCTGCTGCTCGCCGGTCTCTCGACGCCTCTGGTGCTCTCGGTGCACACCACCATCAGCTTCGACTTCGCGGTCGCGGCTATGGCAGGCTGGCATACGACGATCTTCCCGCCGTACTTCGTCGCCGGCGCCGTTTACTCAGGGTTCGCGATGGTGCTTACGCTCGCCATCCCAATCCGCAAGTTCTATCACCTGGAAGACCTGGTTACGCTTCGCCACCTCGATAACATGGCGAAGGTGATGTTGACGACCGGTTCGATCGTTGCCTATGGCTACGGTATGGAAGTCTTCATGAGCTGGTACTCAGCCAGCCACTGGGAGTTCTTCATGATGTGGAACCGTATGTTCGGGCCGATGGGCTGGGCATACTGGATACTCATCCTGACCAACATTGCGATTCCGCTGACCACGCTCTGGTCGCGTAAGCTGCGCGTCAATGTCGGCTACCTGTTCTTCCTGTCCTTCGTGGTGAACATCGGTATGTGGTTCGAGCGTTTCGTCATCGTCGTGACGTCTCTCTACCGCGACTATCTGCCGTCGAGCTGGGGAACCTATCGCGCGACCAAGTGGGACTATATTCTGTTCCTCGGAACGTGGGGAATGTTTACCTTCCTGTTCCTGCTGTTTGCGCGCTTCGCTCCCATGATTCCGATGTCGGAGATCCGCATGATGCTGCCGCAGACCAAGGTTCATCACCCTGGTGCAGATGCTGAAGTTGTTACCCAGGAGGCCCTCTAATGCCGGTACACGAGGGAGTTTACGGTCTGATCGCTGAGTTCAATACTCCCAGCGAGTTGGTGAATGCGACTGAGATGGCGCACCGCGCCGGTTACCGCCGCATGGAGTGCTACACCCCCTATCCCGTGGAAGAGGCAGCCGAAGCGCTGCGTTTCCATAAGACAGGCGTGCCGCTGATGTGTCTTCTGGGCGGTCTCATGGGTCTCGTTACCGGCTATGGGATGGAAGTCTGGGTCAATACGTTGGGCTATCCGCTCAACATTGCAGGACGCCCGCTGTTCAGCTGGCCGGCGTTCGTGATCCCAGGCTATGAGTGGACGATTCTGTTCGCTGGTCTGTCGGCGGCGTTCGGCATGCTGGCTCAGAACGGCCTGCCGCAGCTTTACCACCCGTTGTTCAACGCACCTAACTTCCGCGACGGTGCAACGACGGACAAGTTCTTCCTCTGCCTCGAAGCACACGATCCGAAGTTTTCGGTGACCGAGACCAGGGCGTTTCTCGAAGGGTTCTCTCCTGTCTCCGTTGTGGAGGTGGACCACTAATGCAAGGAAACAGGAAACAGGAAACGGCGATGCGAGTAGCGCGTGCAGTGACGGGGCTTTCGGCGATGGCGGCGATGCTGGTTTTGGCCGGCTGCCGTCAGGACATGCACGATCAGCCGAAGTTCTTTCCGCAGCGCGGAACCTCGTTCTACGCCGATGGCCGCTCCGTGCGTCCGCAGGTGGAGAACACCGTGGCGCGCAACCAGCTCCATCAGGATGCGTACTTCTTTACCGGTCTGCAGAACGGCAAAGAGGGCGAGGGTCTCCCGATCCAGTTGACCCCCGCGGTCATGGAACGCGGCCAGGAGCGCTTCAATGTCTACTGCACGCCCTGCCACTCTCGTGTAGGCAATGGTGACGGCATGATCGTGCAGCGCGGCTACCGCCCGGCAGGCGACTTCCACACGGACCGCCTCCGCAATGCTCCGCTTGGCCACTTCTTCAATGTCATGACCAACGGCTTCGGCTCTATGCCGGATTATGCCGCGCAGTTGACGCCGGAAGATCGTTGGGCGGTTGCGGCTTACATTCGCGCACTGCAACTCAGCCAGAATGCGAAGCAGTCCGATGTGGCTGCGGGGCAGCATGTGCAGAGCCTGCACGATATTGCAAAGGATGAAGGCCTGCCTCCGGGATTTGCGGAACCATGGGGTCTGCCCTCGACGGCGATCTATGGAACGCCGAACAATCAGGACAACGGTATTCCGGGACAGAATTTGGGCACGGCTCCTGCGGCAGCGGCAAAGAGTGCGCAGCCAGCAGCACAGCCGGCCGAGACAAAGCAGTAAGAACAGATTTCGAAACTTCTGGAACTTGAAGGCGACTGACGAATGTCACTTGAACACGAACATCACGGAGCGGATTTGACGCACGGGAACGCAGGGCATCACGGCCCGAAGATGCTGCCCAGCGTGCTGACGGCACCTGCCGTCGTAGGCGCCTGGCGCACCCGCGCCGCCATCGTCGCGGTCATCTTCGCGGTGGTTTCTCTGGCCTTTTTCTTCGTCCCAGGCGGCAAGTCGCATCTCCTGCGTGCCTACCTGATGGGCTACATGACATGCTTCAACTTCTGCGGCGGCGCTCTTGCCTTCCTGATGGTGCAGTATGTTTCGGGCGGTAAGTGGGGCCAGATTCTGCGCCGTCCGCTGGAAGCCATGACCCGCACGATCTGGGTTGTCTTTGCGATGTTCCTGCCTGTGATGTTCCTGCTGAAGCATCTCTACATCTGGGCTGCTTACCCAAACAAGGCTGCTCTTCTGGATGCCTACAAGACGGGTCATATCACGCAGGAGCAGCAGCTCACGGCTTCCTCCAAGCTCACCATGTTGAGCCCGACGAGCGCCTGGGTCGAGTATCTGCTGGTGCTGGGCTTTATGGCGCTGGTCATCACGCTGCTCAATAAGTGGTCTGTACAGCGCGACAACGACCCTCAGGCTGGAACGCTGGCCAGCTTCGACAAGTGGCGCGTCAAGTTCGAGAACCTCTCCGGTCCGTCGATCCTGTTCTACGTCATCCTGATGTCGGCCTTCGTCATCGTCTTCGTCAAGTCGCTGGATGTTACCTGGTACTCGTCGGTGTATGGCCTGCAGTTCCTCGTCGCGCAGGGATACGGCGTACTCGCACTGGGTATCCTGAGTCTCATCCTGCTCTCCCGTTATGAGCCGATGAAGACGATGTTCCGCACGACCGAGCAGCACGACATGGGCAAGCTCACCTTCGCCTTCGTCATGCTGAATATCTACCTGACCTTTGCGGAGTTCCTGATCATCTGGTCGGGCAACCTGCCGGATGAGATTCCCTGGTACCTGCACCGCATCCATGGCGGCTGGTGGTATGTCTGCTCGGCTGACGTCATCTGCCACTGGCTCATCCCGTTCTGCATCCTGCTCTCGCGCGATATCAAGCGCTCCAAGAGCAAGATGATCTGGGTGACCGTATTCATGATCTTCGCCCGCTTCATCGATATGTTCTGGCTCATCGAGCCGAACTTCAAAGATGCCGCCGGCAACCTGCACCTCGCGGGTAACTTTGGAATCCTGGCCTACATTACAGTGCCTGTCGCCGTCGTCGCGTTCTGGATGTTCTTCTACCTGACCGAACTGATGAAGCGTCCGCTGATCAATGTGAACGACCCGCACACGCAAGAGCTTTTGGAGCCTGAGCATGCACACTGAAGGACACGACGCAGGTCGCCCGGAGGGCACCACCCCGCATCCGCCGCATCAGCGTGATTCGGAACATCCCGGCTATGAAGTACAGGACGTGAACGCGGGCGGTATCGCCACATTCCTCGCGGGACTGTTCGGCACGGTATTGATCTTCTTCGTCTTCTGCTTCTTTATGGGCAAGGCGATCAACACGATGATGGTCACGCACGACGAGAAACCCAACAAGTGGCAGGCGGATCTTTCGCAGCCCGGCGCTACACCTCGCGGCAATAAGCGTGAAGATTTGACCTCGGCTGCAGAGATGCAGCAGCGGCAGCTGCAGAGCATGACGCAGGCCTTCCCGACGCCTCGGCTCGAGACGGACGACGGCAATCAGGATGTCGCCGATCTGCACGCTCGCGAAGATCTGCTGTTGGATCACTACAGCTCATCGACCGATCTGCCTCAGGGCGCGGTTCGCATTCCTATCGACCGTGCGATGCAGTTGGTCGTACAGCGCGGTCTGGGAGCGGCTCCCGCAGCTCAGACACCGCAGGCCGTGATGGCCGGCGAAAGCGCACCAGCGGTTCAGGCTCCGTTGACCGATGGCTTTGCGCGCACCGGCTACGAGCTCGAGACGATTCAAGCCCGCAACGAGAAGAACGACTTCAATCGGGCAGAAGCAAAAAAAGACTAAGCACGGCTAGCAGGACACAGGAAGCGATAGAGATCTGACGATGACAGCAGGACGCACAATTCGGATGGCAACAGCGGCGGGACGGGGACTCCTCGGCCTTGCGCTGGTGCTCGGTTGTGCGGCTCCAGTCTTCGCACAGGTTTCGAGCTACGGCGATAAGGCTACCGGCGATAACACCGGAGACCAGCTTCCGCAGATTCTGCAAAAGGTGCAGGTAACCCAGCACCTCAATGCGCAGCTTCCTCTGGACGCAAAGTTCACCGACGACAAGGGCGCGCCCGTTTCGTTGGGCCAGTACTTTGACGGCAAGCATCCGGTTCTTCTCTCGACGGTGTACTACAACTGCCCGATGCTGTGTTCGGAAGAGATGGACGGGGTCGTCAGCTCGTTGCTGATGGTTCACCTGGTTCCGGGCAAGGACTTCCAGATCGTTGTGGTCAGCATTGATCCGACCGAGACGGCGGATCTTGCGGCTCGCTACAAGGCGCGTTACGTGAAGCGCTATGGGCATCCCGAGACGGCTGACGGTTGGCACTTTCTTACCGGACAGAAGCCGGCGATCGATGCTGTGACCAATGCCGTTGGGTTTGGTTACACGCGGGTCCCTGGACCGGATGGCACGCTCTCGCAGTTTGCGCATGCCAGTTCTATCGAAATTGCCACTCCGCAGGGCAGGCTGGCACAGTATTACCTTGGCGTCGAATACTCGCCCAAAGACATTCTTCTGGGGCTGATCGATGCCTCAGGCAACAAAATTGGTTCGCCTGTAGCAAACATTCTCACCTACTGCTATCACTACGATCCGCAGATCAATAAGCACTCCTTGATCGTGGCGCGGGTCGTTCAGTTGGGCGGTATGGCGACGGTGGCGGGCCTTGGCGGTTTCATGTTTCTGATGTTCCGTCGCGACCTGCGGCTGGGGCGCGACCACGATTTACCTCAACCGGATGACGACAACCGGCGGAACGGATAAAGGCTAACGATGGGAATTAGTCCAGTACTGTGGCAATTTTTGGTGAAGTGGCTGCATGCCTCGGCCCTGTTTCCGGCTGAGGCGTCCACGATCTCGCCTTACACTGACGCGCTCTATTTCTTCCTGCTGGCGATGACGCTGGTTGGCCTGCTGCTGGTAGGCGTTCTCGTCTTCGGCTTCTCGATTCGCTATCGCCGCGAGAAGAACCCCGTCGCCACGCAGGTCGAAGGCTCGACGCTGCTTGAGGCGACGTGGACGATCATCCCGCTGGCGATCTTCCTGGTCACCTTCGTATGGGGCGCTCTGCTGTACTTCCGCATCTACGATCCGCCAGCCAATGCGATGAACATCTACGTCGTCGGCAAGCAGTGGATGTGGAAGGCCGAGCATCCTGGCGGGCAGCACGAGATCAACGCGCTGCACGTACCGGCGGGTCGCCCTGTGCAGCTCACGATGATCTCGCAGGATGTGTTCCACAGCTTCTCGATCCCCGACTTCCGCGTCAAGCGCGAAGTGATTCCGGGTCGCTACACGACGATCTGGTTCCAGGCGACTACCCCCGGCACGTACCACATCTTCTGCACCCAGTATTGCGGAACGCAGCACTCCGGCATGATCGGTGAGGTCACCGTTCTCTCGCCGGATGACTACCAGAAGTGGACGCAGCAATCGACCAGCGGCATGAGTCTGGCTCAGAACGGAGAGCGGCTATTTGCCAGCATGGGTTGCAACGCCTGCCACAGCGGCAACGCCGCGGCACGTGGTCCGAACCTTGCTGGTGTCTATGGCTCCAAGTTGACGCTTACCAATGGCAGCCAGGTGTTGGTAAACGACGCGTACCTCCGCGATGCGATCCTGAATCCCTCGCAGCACATTACCGCGGGATACGCGCCCATCATGCCGACGTACCAGGGGCAGATCAGCGAAGACGGCCTGATCGACCTGGTTGAGTACATCAAGAACATGCAATCGAACTTCCGGGTGCAGCAGACTCTGATGACATCGGAGTCTAATCAGGCAGCGCCCACAACGCCCACCGAGGGCACAACGTCTGAAACGGTGAAGCCATGAGCACCAGCGTCCCCAATTTGCACACCATCGTCTCTCTGCCCGATCAGAGCACGGCTAAGCTGCCGAAGCGGCACTACATCAACAACGAACACGGATTGTTGAGCTGGCTGCTGACGGGAGATCATAAGCGCATCGCGATCCTGTATCTGATCTCGATCACGTTCTTCTTCTTTATCGGCGGAGCGTTCGCAGGTCTCATCCGGCTGGAGCTGCTGACACCGCAGTCCGATCTCGTCGCGGCGGATACGTACAACAAGTTCTTCACCATGCACGGCATCATCATGATCTTCCTGTTCCTGGTACCGTCGGTACCGGCGACTCTCGGGAACTTCCTGATCCCGATCATGCTGGGCGCGAAGGACCTTGCGTTCCCCAAGATCAACCTGCTGTCCTGGTACCTCTATCTCGCAGGCGGCACACTCACGCTGGCCGCGCTGGTGCTGGGTGGCGTTGATACCGGCTGGACCTTTACCACGCCGCTCTCGACGCACTACCTGAACACGCATGTCATCACGGCGGCGACGGCTATCTTCATCGCTGGATTCAGCTCGATCTTCACCGGTCTGAACTTCATCGTGACGATCCACCGTATGCGCGCTCCGGGCATGACCTGGTTCCGTATGCCGTTGTTCGTATGGTCGAACTACGCTGCTTCGATCCTGATGGTTCTCGGAACCCCGGTTCTGGCTATCGCGATCGTGCTGGTTGCGCTCGAACGGCTCGTGGGTATCGGCGTCTTCGACCCGGCCAAGGGCGGCGATCCGCTGCTGTTCCAACATCTTTTCTGGTTCTACTCGCATCCGGCCGTGTACATCATGATTCTGCCGGGTATGGGCGTCATCTCCGAGGTCATCTCGACCTTCAGCCGCAAGCGCGTCTTCGGCTACACGGCGGTCGCGTTCAGCTCGGTAGCCATCGCGCTCTTCGGCTTCTTCGTGTGGGCGCACCATATGTTCATCATGGGTGTGTCGAACTACTCGGCGCTGGTCTTCTCGCTACTGACGATGCTCGTCGCTGTACCTTCGGCGATCAAGATCTTCAACTGGGCGTTCACGCTGCAGAAGGGTTCTATCACCTTCGAGACCCCGATGCTCTACGCCTTCGGCTTCATGGGCCTGTTCACCATCGGCGGTCTGACGGGCGTGTTCCTCGGTTCGCTGGGTATGGACATCCATCTCACCGAGACCTACTTCATCGTGGCGCACTTCCACTTTGTCATGGTCGGCGGCATGTTGATGGCGTTCCTCGCGGGCATCCACTTCTGGTGGCCCAAGATGACCGGCCGCATGTATCCCGAGTCGCTGTCCAAGCTGGCTGCGGTGGTTACGTTCATCGGCTTCAACCTGACCTTCCTGCCGCAGTTCATCCTCGGCTACCTCGGCATGCCGCGTCGCTACGCTGCGTATCCGCCGGAGTTCCAGGTACTGAATGTGCTTTCAACCGCAGGCGCAACGGTGCTGGGCGTGGGTTATATGCTGCCGCTGCTGTACCTCGGCTGGTCGCTGAAGTACGGCGCGATTGCGGGTGACAACCCGTGGCAGGCAACAGGTCTTGAGTGG encodes:
- the nrfD gene encoding NrfD/PsrC family molybdoenzyme membrane anchor subunit, with product MATQGPIHDPNAALDPMIDPQTGEYAVIAPGHNFKSVTQKIAGIVLTADTPWAWTGGLFLAATVALGVVIGVTWLVLKGVGIWGVTIPGAWGFAIINFVWWIGIGHAGTLISAILLLFKQTWRNSINRFAEAMTIFAVCCAGLFPLLHVGRPWLGYWLLPYPNTMNLWPQFRSPLAWDVFAVSTYATISVVFWYIGMIPDFGTLRDRAKLPLAKAFYGMLSLGWRGSTRHWIRYESASLLLAGLSTPLVLSVHTTISFDFAVAAMAGWHTTIFPPYFVAGAVYSGFAMVLTLAIPIRKFYHLEDLVTLRHLDNMAKVMLTTGSIVAYGYGMEVFMSWYSASHWEFFMMWNRMFGPMGWAYWILILTNIAIPLTTLWSRKLRVNVGYLFFLSFVVNIGMWFERFVIVVTSLYRDYLPSSWGTYRATKWDYILFLGTWGMFTFLFLLFARFAPMIPMSEIRMMLPQTKVHHPGADAEVVTQEAL
- a CDS encoding DUF3341 domain-containing protein: MPVHEGVYGLIAEFNTPSELVNATEMAHRAGYRRMECYTPYPVEEAAEALRFHKTGVPLMCLLGGLMGLVTGYGMEVWVNTLGYPLNIAGRPLFSWPAFVIPGYEWTILFAGLSAAFGMLAQNGLPQLYHPLFNAPNFRDGATTDKFFLCLEAHDPKFSVTETRAFLEGFSPVSVVEVDH
- a CDS encoding c-type cytochrome; the protein is MRVARAVTGLSAMAAMLVLAGCRQDMHDQPKFFPQRGTSFYADGRSVRPQVENTVARNQLHQDAYFFTGLQNGKEGEGLPIQLTPAVMERGQERFNVYCTPCHSRVGNGDGMIVQRGYRPAGDFHTDRLRNAPLGHFFNVMTNGFGSMPDYAAQLTPEDRWAVAAYIRALQLSQNAKQSDVAAGQHVQSLHDIAKDEGLPPGFAEPWGLPSTAIYGTPNNQDNGIPGQNLGTAPAAAAKSAQPAAQPAETKQ
- a CDS encoding SCO family protein, coding for MTAGRTIRMATAAGRGLLGLALVLGCAAPVFAQVSSYGDKATGDNTGDQLPQILQKVQVTQHLNAQLPLDAKFTDDKGAPVSLGQYFDGKHPVLLSTVYYNCPMLCSEEMDGVVSSLLMVHLVPGKDFQIVVVSIDPTETADLAARYKARYVKRYGHPETADGWHFLTGQKPAIDAVTNAVGFGYTRVPGPDGTLSQFAHASSIEIATPQGRLAQYYLGVEYSPKDILLGLIDASGNKIGSPVANILTYCYHYDPQINKHSLIVARVVQLGGMATVAGLGGFMFLMFRRDLRLGRDHDLPQPDDDNRRNG
- the coxB gene encoding cytochrome c oxidase subunit II, producing the protein MGISPVLWQFLVKWLHASALFPAEASTISPYTDALYFFLLAMTLVGLLLVGVLVFGFSIRYRREKNPVATQVEGSTLLEATWTIIPLAIFLVTFVWGALLYFRIYDPPANAMNIYVVGKQWMWKAEHPGGQHEINALHVPAGRPVQLTMISQDVFHSFSIPDFRVKREVIPGRYTTIWFQATTPGTYHIFCTQYCGTQHSGMIGEVTVLSPDDYQKWTQQSTSGMSLAQNGERLFASMGCNACHSGNAAARGPNLAGVYGSKLTLTNGSQVLVNDAYLRDAILNPSQHITAGYAPIMPTYQGQISEDGLIDLVEYIKNMQSNFRVQQTLMTSESNQAAPTTPTEGTTSETVKP